In the Hordeum vulgare subsp. vulgare chromosome 7H, MorexV3_pseudomolecules_assembly, whole genome shotgun sequence genome, one interval contains:
- the LOC123412025 gene encoding EEF1A lysine methyltransferase 2-like isoform X2: MLKRMMFGTEAMDVLVGWTKNLCSSKDLPGCSVLDIGTGSGRLLQQLAKQGFSDLTGIDYSEAAIELVRNLAIRDGFEHINFLVDDVLESKLERRSELVMDEGTLDKRIDPKDPDAEDTPAEDDVESLLKKLGMDVETEYSSEVKDAKTWNRWSTMELSRENKQWMPLRENSGAGTVNDQLSMVAEFLDVCSSL; encoded by the exons ATGCTGAAACGAATGAT GTTTGGCACCGAGGCCATGGATGTCCTTGTAGGCTGGACGAAAAACTTATGTTCCAGCAAGGATTTGCCCGGCTGCAGCGTACTTGACATAGGAACCGGGAGCGGACGACTCTTACAGCAGCTTGCAAAACAAGG GTTTTCTGATCTAACTGGCATTGACTATAGTGAAGCCGCAATTGAGCTTGTTCGAAACCTCGCAATTCGTGATGGATTTGAGCACATTAATTTCCTG GTCGATGATGTTCTAGAGTCGAAGTTGGAGAGGAGATCTGAACTTGTGATGGATGAAGGAACTCTGGACAAACGAATTGATCCAAAAGACCCTGATGCTGAGGACACGCCTGCAGAAGATGATGTTGAATCTTTACTGAAAAAGCTCGGCATGGATGTAGAGACTGAGTACAGTAGCGAAGTTAAGGATGCAAAAACATGGAATAGATGGTCCACAATGGAGCTGTCGAGGGAGAATAAACAATGGATGCCTCTTCGTGAAAATTCTG GAGCAGGAACAGTCAATGATCAGCTTTCTATGGTGGCAGAGTTTCTAGATG TGTGCAGCTCCTTATAA
- the LOC123412025 gene encoding uncharacterized protein LOC123412025 isoform X3: protein MDVLVGWTKNLCSSKDLPGCSVLDIGTGSGRLLQQLAKQGFSDLTGIDYSEAAIELVRNLAIRDGFEHINFLVDDVLESKLERRSELVMDEGTLDKRIDPKDPDAEDTPAEDDVESLLKKLGMDVETEYSSEVKDAKTWNRWSTMELSRENKQWMPLRENSGAGTVNDQLSMVAEFLDVCSSL from the exons ATGGATGTCCTTGTAGGCTGGACGAAAAACTTATGTTCCAGCAAGGATTTGCCCGGCTGCAGCGTACTTGACATAGGAACCGGGAGCGGACGACTCTTACAGCAGCTTGCAAAACAAGG GTTTTCTGATCTAACTGGCATTGACTATAGTGAAGCCGCAATTGAGCTTGTTCGAAACCTCGCAATTCGTGATGGATTTGAGCACATTAATTTCCTG GTCGATGATGTTCTAGAGTCGAAGTTGGAGAGGAGATCTGAACTTGTGATGGATGAAGGAACTCTGGACAAACGAATTGATCCAAAAGACCCTGATGCTGAGGACACGCCTGCAGAAGATGATGTTGAATCTTTACTGAAAAAGCTCGGCATGGATGTAGAGACTGAGTACAGTAGCGAAGTTAAGGATGCAAAAACATGGAATAGATGGTCCACAATGGAGCTGTCGAGGGAGAATAAACAATGGATGCCTCTTCGTGAAAATTCTG GAGCAGGAACAGTCAATGATCAGCTTTCTATGGTGGCAGAGTTTCTAGATG TGTGCAGCTCCTTATAA
- the LOC123412025 gene encoding EEF1A lysine methyltransferase 2-like isoform X1, with product MLKRMMFGTEAMDVLVGWTKNLCSSKDLPGCSVLDIGTGSGRLLQQLAKQGFSDLTGIDYSEAAIELVRNLAIRDGFEHINFLVDDVLESKLERRSELVMDEGTLDKRIDPKDPDAEDTPAEDDVESLLKKLGMDVETEYSSEVKDAKTWNRWSTMELSRENKQWMPLRENSGAGTVNDQLSMVAEFLDGKFSYFCPVKLWSSSCEQN from the exons ATGCTGAAACGAATGAT GTTTGGCACCGAGGCCATGGATGTCCTTGTAGGCTGGACGAAAAACTTATGTTCCAGCAAGGATTTGCCCGGCTGCAGCGTACTTGACATAGGAACCGGGAGCGGACGACTCTTACAGCAGCTTGCAAAACAAGG GTTTTCTGATCTAACTGGCATTGACTATAGTGAAGCCGCAATTGAGCTTGTTCGAAACCTCGCAATTCGTGATGGATTTGAGCACATTAATTTCCTG GTCGATGATGTTCTAGAGTCGAAGTTGGAGAGGAGATCTGAACTTGTGATGGATGAAGGAACTCTGGACAAACGAATTGATCCAAAAGACCCTGATGCTGAGGACACGCCTGCAGAAGATGATGTTGAATCTTTACTGAAAAAGCTCGGCATGGATGTAGAGACTGAGTACAGTAGCGAAGTTAAGGATGCAAAAACATGGAATAGATGGTCCACAATGGAGCTGTCGAGGGAGAATAAACAATGGATGCCTCTTCGTGAAAATTCTG GAGCAGGAACAGTCAATGATCAGCTTTCTATGGTGGCAGAGTTTCTAGATGGTAAATTCTCGTACTTCTGTCCTGTTAAGCTTTGGTCATCCTCATGTGAACAGAACTAA